A part of Maridesulfovibrio hydrothermalis AM13 = DSM 14728 genomic DNA contains:
- a CDS encoding PD-(D/E)XK nuclease family protein has product MSNRKPIQIISWKEDFIEKLSSIIIDESGGDLSDVTIIVPHHRPARYLKKNLAASDALVKPCILPEIYSFSDFVSSLLPKLTESFPRKIGKLDQVGLLFDIVEKLRTESNGTLSKLPNDLQQFFPWGTRLASLLEELLRQDIKPRNLTMLQGEVLEWAAGLLEEIEIIYVRYIEALEKRGWTTGGLESRSLVENFHKLENILKGRKLYLAGFYGLSGVEDMFFNHLWQHMELNVIWHSDPGLAEGTKGHFAVKEHRCWLRNWKAEAVSNDSAENSCALPKLKFFEGFDRHSQLSAMRDELCAGKINGCAVVLPDTSLLLPVMHHLPNQDVNISMGYPLGRSALNGLLEAILKLQENRTGNTFYWKDILALIRHPYLKMLEVDEEQPLRTIFHQWEDTLRHGAPYADPNDFVPIYSDDNGNLVDNPETTEELRAEVVQVCIDGFKDIETLSELADSMQNMAEMLRQRGGTLWNRYLLDSECLFRLMNEVIPELRESSISNEIFGQSLSYSIFRQLLSSKRVSFEPDPISGMQVLGMLESRLLNFKRTFILDTVDEKLPGADPYDPLLPDQLRHLLDLPDSRERESVATYNFYRLIMGSEESCIFYQSGVQPGLLDSKSVRSRFVEQLLWELEQERKEIIVPSENFPLKAINFPVGAIVNSPAAIPKAPVADKLENLLKLKGLSPSGIDCYVGCPKHFFFRYLSNVRESVTVDQDGDRAGFGELIHSVLKDFLTPHLNKEICGQDMDNKELNDLFMLRLERDSLYPDLPYDIKKSLEQAGQNRLSLFLKNLKPTTIVDLESDAQALLDQDNYQVRIHGRIDRVDMRENERYVLDYKTGRLHLPRKSFWEDESIWKPVLDDPQAIYFDGSNFLEKIKKGADSLQLPLYLLMDHHTSSELPRQAALVELVKDGQEKGLFDSKVSDEEREEIIETKIPALTSLIINNMIKEDEFKAIRSNQCQWCAYREACGA; this is encoded by the coding sequence ATGAGTAACCGCAAACCGATCCAGATCATTTCATGGAAAGAAGATTTCATCGAAAAATTAAGCTCTATCATTATAGATGAATCCGGAGGTGACTTAAGTGACGTAACCATAATCGTACCGCATCACCGTCCGGCCCGTTATCTGAAAAAAAACCTTGCCGCCTCGGATGCGCTGGTCAAACCTTGTATCCTGCCGGAGATTTATTCTTTTTCTGATTTTGTATCCTCACTGCTGCCGAAACTGACTGAAAGCTTCCCCCGCAAAATAGGTAAACTTGATCAGGTGGGACTACTTTTCGATATCGTCGAAAAACTGCGTACGGAGTCAAACGGCACTCTTTCCAAACTGCCAAACGACCTGCAACAGTTTTTCCCGTGGGGCACACGTCTCGCCTCCCTGCTTGAAGAACTGCTCAGACAGGATATCAAACCCCGTAACCTGACCATGTTGCAGGGTGAAGTGCTGGAATGGGCGGCAGGATTACTCGAAGAGATTGAAATTATCTACGTGCGCTACATAGAAGCATTGGAAAAAAGAGGCTGGACCACCGGAGGATTAGAAAGCCGCAGTCTGGTAGAAAACTTTCACAAACTTGAAAATATATTGAAAGGACGTAAACTCTACCTTGCAGGATTCTACGGTCTCAGCGGCGTGGAAGATATGTTTTTCAATCATCTCTGGCAGCATATGGAGTTAAATGTAATCTGGCATAGCGATCCCGGACTTGCGGAAGGAACCAAAGGACATTTTGCAGTTAAGGAACACCGCTGCTGGCTGCGCAACTGGAAAGCTGAAGCTGTTTCAAATGACTCTGCTGAAAACAGCTGCGCCCTGCCTAAACTGAAGTTCTTTGAAGGATTTGACCGCCATTCCCAGCTCTCCGCCATGCGCGATGAACTTTGCGCCGGAAAAATTAACGGCTGCGCTGTCGTTCTTCCTGATACCTCCCTGCTGCTTCCGGTCATGCATCATCTTCCAAATCAGGATGTGAATATCAGTATGGGCTACCCATTAGGACGCTCTGCACTCAACGGTCTGCTGGAAGCCATCTTAAAACTTCAAGAAAACCGGACCGGAAACACATTTTACTGGAAAGATATTCTGGCCCTGATTCGCCACCCCTACCTTAAAATGCTTGAAGTTGATGAAGAGCAACCCCTGCGCACCATTTTTCACCAATGGGAAGACACTCTGCGCCACGGCGCACCCTACGCTGACCCCAATGATTTTGTCCCGATCTATAGCGATGACAATGGCAATCTGGTGGATAACCCTGAAACAACTGAAGAACTGCGCGCTGAAGTTGTTCAGGTCTGCATTGACGGATTCAAAGATATCGAAACTCTCTCTGAACTGGCAGACAGCATGCAGAACATGGCTGAGATGCTGCGCCAGCGCGGAGGAACTCTCTGGAACCGTTATCTGCTGGACTCGGAATGTCTGTTCAGACTCATGAATGAAGTCATTCCGGAACTGCGCGAAAGCTCCATCAGCAATGAAATTTTCGGCCAGTCCTTGTCATATTCCATATTCCGGCAACTGCTCTCATCAAAGCGGGTTTCTTTTGAACCCGACCCTATTTCCGGCATGCAGGTACTGGGTATGCTCGAAAGCAGACTGCTTAATTTCAAACGGACCTTTATTCTCGATACCGTTGATGAAAAACTGCCGGGCGCAGATCCCTACGATCCACTGCTGCCCGATCAACTGCGCCACCTGCTGGATCTCCCCGATTCACGGGAGAGAGAAAGTGTTGCCACATACAACTTCTACCGCCTGATCATGGGCAGTGAAGAATCCTGCATTTTCTACCAGAGCGGCGTACAACCGGGTTTGCTTGATTCCAAAAGCGTGCGCTCCAGATTCGTGGAGCAACTGCTCTGGGAACTGGAGCAGGAACGCAAAGAAATTATTGTACCATCAGAAAATTTTCCTCTCAAAGCAATCAATTTTCCCGTGGGCGCAATTGTAAACAGTCCGGCAGCCATTCCCAAAGCACCGGTGGCAGATAAGCTTGAAAACCTGCTTAAACTTAAAGGACTGTCTCCGTCCGGCATAGATTGTTATGTAGGTTGTCCCAAGCATTTTTTCTTCCGCTACCTTTCTAACGTGCGGGAAAGTGTAACCGTTGATCAGGACGGCGACCGTGCGGGATTTGGTGAACTGATCCACTCGGTTCTAAAAGATTTTCTCACCCCGCATTTGAATAAAGAAATATGCGGGCAAGACATGGACAATAAAGAATTGAATGACCTTTTTATGCTCCGGCTGGAAAGAGATTCACTCTACCCTGACCTGCCCTACGACATTAAAAAATCTTTGGAGCAAGCCGGACAAAACAGACTTTCCCTTTTCCTGAAAAACCTCAAACCCACTACAATTGTAGATCTGGAATCAGATGCACAGGCCCTGCTTGATCAAGATAATTATCAGGTTCGCATTCATGGCCGTATTGACCGCGTAGATATGCGCGAGAACGAAAGATACGTACTGGACTACAAAACAGGCCGGCTGCACCTGCCCCGCAAATCATTCTGGGAAGATGAATCAATCTGGAAGCCGGTCCTTGATGATCCACAAGCCATATATTTTGATGGCAGTAATTTTCTGGAAAAGATAAAAAAAGGAGCTGACAGCCTCCAGCTTCCGCTCTATCTGCTTATGGATCATCATACATCTTCAGAACTGCCTCGTCAGGCAGCTTTGGTCGAATTAGTCAAAGACGGTCAGGAGAAAGGATTATTTGATTCAAAGGTCAGCGATGAAGAGCGGGAGGAAATTATCGAAACCAAAATCCCGGCCCTGACCAGCCTGATCATAAACAATATGATCAAGGAAGATGAATTCAAAGCAATAAGGTCTAATCAGTGCCAGTGGTGCGCCTATCGGGAAGCATGCGGAGCATAA
- a CDS encoding UvrD-helicase domain-containing protein, translating into MLKQVKASAGSGKTYELTARFLSLLAGAQEENAIPVCKSSQGKGYCWPEIMAVTFTNKAAAEMKERVVRSLKNRALNIKGDGLGSDWSPHEAKRQLTPILQRYNRLNIRTIDSLLNLLVRIFALELGLSPEFELLFDPAALFEPNFNKFLAHCEEGDEVRKDLMDDAVNSLVLKENKQGFWLAEQMRFRLISILEHIIDNPAERMTDQEEIADLLQGTYDKFMKAVAAMSLLIETDKLAASAHLKKYLDHASKLEFMGEAKESAMIAKESFKDCVNKKSKEAINSYHEKVYGELKEAHAKYRDEAMILRGAYALAPFVRIVEEIRADIIDYQTRNGMLLSTDLPKVASFVLQGGTALPDAFCRMGSRLHHLLIDEFQDTSLVQWNAMVPLAVECLSKRGSLFYVGDVKQAIYSWRGGRSELFDDIGHDPEIANLSEFTPGNLEYNWRSLEHVVEFNNNFFDALADYDLAMDLSEILYPNGPEEQQIDLAQKIATSFELASQKLPPNQDRTGGYVRLKKVFAATTQEIVDETKCNFDQLMDELLPRRDYKDICVLVRSNGHAQLVCDWLVEKSIPVITENSLQLDRHPVVRQMVSLLKFLDYPQDDLAFLEFICGKEIFQTISSISHEELIKWLAERDKGPLYRRFAEKYPDFWGEHISPFLRKSGLMTPYDLASEIVNRFNLIESNPQDELYIRRFLEVVHLAEEKRGTSLAAFLDFWELSSAEEKVPLPESVNAVRIMTIHKSKGLEFPVIIVPFHNWAVSGSDTTFTDIEINGNLMLTPMSSALGDVYYENRTRIFAEQLNLLYVAWTRAGEELYGFLPSEKVKNITPALSAIETILEGRFDDNGLLEHGECPEIVDPEKSPQKTDAEFSQPENKCSSDSEELLQTPELMGWLPRLRVYRHNLEDYSYDARMRGELAHNAMENLILTGDDASDCRRSAEAAFAKFPAVTEEKETIVPEVTAMALWALTINEIRAAIEYGRPEVAIMDAKGETHRADLLLLEEKRALVVEYKTGKPSPDNEKQVKRYLKLLKEMYGDEKELRGLLVYLDGKFTKEVTL; encoded by the coding sequence ATGTTAAAACAGGTTAAAGCATCAGCCGGATCAGGCAAAACATATGAACTTACTGCCCGGTTTCTTTCTCTGCTGGCCGGAGCGCAGGAGGAGAATGCCATTCCGGTCTGTAAATCATCTCAGGGCAAAGGATACTGCTGGCCGGAAATCATGGCTGTGACCTTTACTAATAAAGCTGCTGCCGAGATGAAAGAGCGTGTTGTTCGTTCTCTAAAAAATCGCGCTTTGAATATAAAGGGTGACGGGCTTGGCAGTGACTGGTCTCCGCATGAAGCAAAACGGCAGCTTACTCCGATTTTACAACGCTATAACCGTTTAAATATCCGTACCATTGACAGCCTGCTTAATCTGCTGGTGCGTATCTTTGCGCTTGAACTCGGCCTCAGCCCTGAATTCGAACTGCTGTTTGACCCTGCTGCTTTGTTTGAACCGAACTTTAATAAATTTCTGGCCCACTGCGAAGAGGGAGACGAAGTCCGCAAAGACCTGATGGATGATGCGGTAAACAGCCTCGTGCTCAAAGAAAACAAACAGGGCTTCTGGCTTGCAGAACAAATGCGCTTCCGACTGATCAGTATATTAGAACATATCATCGACAACCCGGCTGAACGCATGACCGATCAGGAAGAGATCGCGGATCTGCTACAAGGAACTTATGATAAATTCATGAAAGCCGTAGCTGCAATGTCACTGCTCATTGAAACCGATAAGCTTGCGGCATCTGCCCATCTGAAAAAATACCTTGACCATGCATCGAAGCTCGAATTCATGGGCGAAGCCAAAGAATCAGCAATGATTGCCAAGGAAAGCTTCAAAGACTGTGTAAATAAAAAATCGAAAGAAGCGATCAATTCTTACCATGAAAAAGTGTACGGTGAATTAAAAGAAGCCCACGCAAAATATCGCGATGAAGCTATGATCCTGCGCGGAGCTTATGCCCTTGCTCCTTTTGTACGTATTGTTGAAGAAATCCGGGCCGATATTATTGATTATCAGACCCGGAACGGAATGCTCTTAAGCACGGACCTGCCCAAGGTTGCAAGCTTCGTTCTACAGGGTGGAACCGCTCTTCCAGATGCTTTCTGCCGCATGGGTTCACGTCTGCACCACCTGCTTATTGATGAATTTCAAGACACCAGCCTAGTACAGTGGAACGCTATGGTTCCTCTGGCGGTGGAATGTTTGTCCAAACGGGGCAGTCTTTTTTATGTGGGCGATGTAAAGCAGGCCATCTACAGCTGGCGTGGCGGTCGTTCTGAACTGTTTGATGATATCGGTCATGATCCGGAAATTGCAAACCTGTCAGAGTTCACCCCCGGCAATCTGGAATACAACTGGCGCAGCCTTGAGCATGTGGTTGAATTCAACAACAATTTTTTTGACGCTCTGGCCGACTATGATCTGGCAATGGACCTGTCAGAGATTCTATATCCTAACGGACCGGAAGAACAGCAGATCGACCTTGCGCAGAAAATCGCAACCTCATTTGAACTGGCATCCCAGAAACTGCCTCCAAATCAAGACCGGACAGGCGGTTATGTCCGGCTGAAAAAGGTCTTCGCAGCCACAACTCAGGAAATTGTTGATGAGACAAAATGCAACTTTGACCAGCTCATGGACGAACTGCTTCCGCGCAGGGATTATAAAGATATCTGCGTGCTGGTCCGCTCGAACGGTCACGCCCAGCTTGTCTGCGACTGGCTGGTTGAAAAATCCATTCCGGTAATCACTGAAAACAGCCTGCAACTTGATCGCCACCCCGTGGTTCGCCAGATGGTCTCCTTGCTGAAATTCCTTGATTATCCACAAGATGACCTTGCATTTCTAGAGTTCATTTGCGGCAAGGAAATTTTCCAGACCATTTCATCTATCTCGCATGAAGAACTTATCAAGTGGCTTGCCGAAAGAGACAAAGGCCCTCTCTACCGACGCTTTGCTGAAAAATATCCAGATTTCTGGGGAGAACATATTTCACCATTTCTGCGCAAATCAGGACTGATGACTCCATACGACCTTGCCAGCGAAATAGTTAATCGCTTCAACCTCATTGAATCCAACCCGCAAGATGAATTATACATCCGCCGTTTTCTTGAGGTGGTCCATCTGGCAGAAGAAAAACGCGGAACGTCTCTGGCCGCTTTCCTCGATTTCTGGGAGCTGTCCTCTGCCGAAGAAAAAGTTCCCCTTCCGGAATCAGTCAATGCCGTGCGCATCATGACCATCCACAAATCAAAGGGGCTTGAATTTCCGGTCATCATCGTACCATTCCACAATTGGGCTGTTTCCGGATCTGATACGACCTTCACTGATATTGAAATAAACGGAAACCTCATGTTGACCCCTATGAGCAGCGCGCTGGGTGATGTCTACTATGAAAACCGAACCCGCATATTCGCAGAGCAACTCAACCTGCTCTACGTGGCATGGACTCGCGCTGGCGAGGAGCTGTACGGTTTCCTGCCCTCGGAAAAGGTTAAAAATATCACCCCTGCCCTGTCAGCAATTGAAACAATCCTTGAAGGTAGATTTGATGATAACGGCTTGCTCGAACATGGCGAATGCCCCGAAATAGTCGACCCAGAAAAATCACCGCAAAAAACCGACGCTGAATTTTCACAACCCGAAAATAAATGTTCAAGCGATTCTGAAGAACTGCTCCAGACTCCTGAACTCATGGGCTGGCTGCCAAGACTGCGGGTATACCGTCATAACCTTGAAGATTATTCATACGATGCCCGCATGCGTGGCGAGCTTGCCCATAATGCCATGGAGAATTTAATCCTGACCGGAGATGATGCCTCTGACTGCCGGCGCAGTGCGGAAGCTGCTTTTGCGAAATTCCCGGCTGTCACCGAAGAGAAAGAAACAATTGTCCCCGAAGTTACAGCTATGGCCCTTTGGGCATTAACAATTAATGAAATCAGAGCTGCTATAGAATACGGCAGACCGGAAGTAGCCATCATGGATGCTAAAGGCGAAACTCACCGCGCCGACCTTCTGCTTTTGGAGGAAAAAAGAGCCTTGGTGGTGGAGTACAAAACAGGTAAACCCAGTCCGGATAACGAAAAGCAGGTAAAAAGGTATCTAAAATTGCTCAAAGAAATGTACGGAGATGAAAAGGAATTGCGGGGACTTCTTGTCTACCTTGATGGAAAATTCACTAAGGAGGTCACCTTATGA
- a CDS encoding DMT family transporter: MNIKGCMFVFIAAVMWGLIGPISKFPIEQGVSPLENAFWRALFAWMLFAVHACRIRSIKIAAKDLPQVIGFGIIGVTIFYGSYQLAVQDAGAALASVLLYTAPAWVALMSWLILGEKMGHVKIVALIITISGVVCVSLGPQIFGTGRVMTFTWFGIICGLTSGFTYALYYIYGKTIFARYTTPTIFLYALPVGAICLTPFFEFTHKTSVSWLSIIALALICTYGAYSVYYAGLKWLEATSASVIATVEPVIAAILAWLWWNESFDWTGYLGSAMIIAAVLMIVMEKKIQSYFTKPAIKTA; encoded by the coding sequence ATGAATATAAAGGGTTGCATGTTCGTATTTATTGCTGCGGTTATGTGGGGCCTTATCGGTCCAATTTCTAAATTCCCCATTGAACAAGGTGTAAGCCCTCTAGAAAACGCCTTCTGGAGAGCACTTTTCGCATGGATGCTCTTCGCTGTCCATGCCTGTCGTATCCGTTCCATCAAAATTGCTGCAAAAGACCTTCCGCAAGTCATAGGCTTCGGCATCATCGGGGTAACCATCTTCTACGGCTCATATCAACTCGCGGTTCAAGATGCCGGAGCGGCTCTTGCTTCAGTGCTGCTGTACACCGCCCCTGCATGGGTCGCCCTCATGTCGTGGCTGATACTGGGTGAAAAAATGGGCCATGTAAAAATAGTCGCCCTGATCATAACCATCAGCGGCGTAGTCTGCGTATCTCTGGGGCCACAGATTTTCGGAACCGGAAGAGTTATGACCTTTACATGGTTCGGTATCATCTGCGGCCTAACATCCGGCTTTACCTACGCCCTCTATTACATCTACGGAAAAACAATCTTTGCCCGCTACACAACACCTACAATATTTCTATATGCCCTCCCTGTCGGTGCTATATGCCTGACCCCGTTCTTCGAATTCACCCACAAAACCTCCGTTTCATGGCTCAGCATAATAGCACTGGCCCTGATCTGCACTTACGGCGCATACTCGGTCTACTATGCAGGGCTAAAATGGCTTGAAGCAACATCAGCCTCAGTAATCGCCACTGTTGAACCCGTAATAGCCGCCATTCTCGCATGGTTATGGTGGAATGAAAGCTTCGACTGGACTGGCTACCTTGGCAGTGCCATGATCATCGCAGCCGTGCTTATGATCGTCATGGAGAAAAAAATTCAGTCATACTTTACCAAACCAGCGATAAAAACAGCATAA
- a CDS encoding RluA family pseudouridine synthase: MENNKLIEIDMAVATDADEGLRLDKYILAFFPDVGLRQRRRIIENGLVTVNERKAKPGLKLFTGARVVVFEQDGCECADEVSAGLKILKQTDDYAVVYKPEGLHSAKIAGGIEPSAEGCFPKLFSGREPVLINRLDQLTSGMLLVAFGHDQVNIFKDIEEKGQVDKFYLAKVHGVPESEFIIKNRLDTDDRAMTKVLEEDAEHLRWSRVKLIEKLDGDMSLVEVEISKGARHQIRVHLAHAGFPIAGDPVYGKVDDAQDRMYLHHNRITFPGFEAECDSGWK; the protein is encoded by the coding sequence TTGGAAAATAATAAATTGATTGAAATTGATATGGCTGTTGCCACCGATGCGGATGAAGGACTCAGGCTTGATAAATATATACTTGCTTTTTTTCCTGATGTGGGACTTCGCCAGCGCAGACGTATTATCGAGAACGGACTGGTCACAGTCAATGAACGCAAAGCCAAACCCGGTTTGAAGCTTTTTACCGGCGCGCGTGTTGTCGTATTTGAACAGGATGGCTGTGAGTGCGCTGATGAAGTTTCAGCCGGTTTGAAAATTTTAAAACAAACTGACGATTACGCCGTGGTCTATAAGCCTGAAGGGCTGCATTCCGCCAAAATTGCCGGAGGCATTGAACCTTCTGCTGAAGGGTGTTTTCCGAAATTGTTTTCAGGAAGAGAGCCTGTTCTGATTAACAGGCTCGATCAGCTTACCTCCGGCATGCTGCTGGTTGCTTTCGGTCATGATCAGGTGAATATTTTTAAAGATATCGAGGAAAAAGGGCAGGTGGATAAATTTTATCTGGCCAAGGTGCACGGCGTACCTGAATCAGAGTTTATTATCAAAAATAGGCTTGATACAGATGATCGCGCCATGACCAAAGTTCTTGAAGAGGATGCTGAGCATTTACGCTGGAGCAGGGTAAAGCTTATCGAAAAGCTGGATGGGGATATGTCGCTTGTTGAAGTTGAAATATCTAAAGGCGCGCGTCATCAGATCAGAGTTCATCTGGCTCATGCGGGCTTCCCTATTGCAGGTGATCCGGTTTATGGCAAAGTGGACGATGCGCAGGACAGAATGTATCTGCATCATAACCGTATCACTTTCCCCGGATTTGAAGCAGAGTGCGATAGCGGGTGGAAGTAA
- the ftsY gene encoding signal recognition particle-docking protein FtsY: MGFFSKVKKLWTSPEDRAEQALKEYLGEDTQPEIKAEEAEPKPEAHPEPVPVPEPEPAPEPETETETAPESEPEPAPKPEIPAPPKVETQPEPAPKPEPEPEQELEPEVAEETPAPEVAEPVTPESIPEPVHAPSAGKTKIIEPVMVAKAQPDTDKPKWQQDLTKALQQAEPRLSVWLGLILEGIETAGDDLWERLHFLLTALEAPADEAEDFINRFKDWLEEMDYEDVDEFRSELQYRLALALELEDEEDERSRLFIKLSEGLNKTREQITKRIDSMLSSHTAFDDDFWEEFEEILIMADVGFEATTELVDRMKDRIRKAGETNPENFKVLLRDEIDDIFKVPKRIRAYNPPEVVMMIGVNGVGKTTTIAKLAHRAQMQGRKVLIVAGDTFRAAAIGQLEVWAKRVGAGFFAKAEGSDPAAVAYEAIDYAVKNGYDLMLLDTAGRLHNKTNLMEELLKIRRVLGKKHDEAPHRSVLVIDATTGQNALSQTKIFNESIGVDELILTKLDGTAKGGVMIAVTMQHKIPITHVGLGEKMEDLRPFNGEDFAKALLIS; the protein is encoded by the coding sequence ATGGGATTCTTTTCAAAAGTAAAGAAATTGTGGACCAGCCCGGAAGACAGGGCCGAACAAGCACTTAAAGAATATCTGGGTGAAGATACTCAGCCTGAAATAAAGGCCGAAGAAGCGGAGCCAAAACCGGAAGCACATCCGGAACCTGTCCCCGTGCCGGAGCCGGAACCCGCTCCTGAGCCAGAGACGGAAACAGAAACTGCCCCAGAATCTGAACCTGAACCTGCGCCCAAACCGGAAATCCCCGCCCCTCCAAAGGTTGAAACTCAGCCTGAGCCAGCTCCAAAGCCTGAGCCAGAGCCTGAACAAGAGCTGGAACCGGAAGTTGCGGAAGAAACGCCTGCGCCAGAAGTTGCAGAGCCTGTTACTCCCGAATCGATACCGGAACCGGTTCACGCACCGAGTGCGGGAAAAACCAAAATAATTGAACCTGTAATGGTCGCTAAAGCGCAGCCGGACACTGACAAGCCTAAATGGCAGCAGGATCTGACCAAGGCACTCCAGCAGGCAGAGCCGCGACTTTCGGTATGGCTCGGCTTAATCCTTGAGGGAATTGAAACCGCAGGGGATGATCTATGGGAACGCCTGCATTTTCTGCTGACCGCCCTTGAAGCCCCCGCAGATGAAGCCGAAGACTTCATAAACCGTTTCAAAGACTGGCTCGAAGAGATGGACTATGAAGATGTGGATGAATTCCGCTCTGAACTTCAGTACCGTCTTGCCCTCGCCCTTGAACTTGAAGATGAAGAAGATGAGCGAAGCCGCTTGTTCATCAAACTTTCCGAGGGGCTGAATAAGACCAGAGAGCAGATTACCAAGCGTATCGACTCCATGCTCTCAAGCCACACTGCCTTTGACGATGATTTCTGGGAAGAATTTGAAGAAATCCTTATCATGGCTGATGTCGGCTTTGAAGCCACCACCGAGCTTGTGGATCGTATGAAAGACAGAATCCGCAAAGCAGGCGAAACCAATCCAGAAAATTTTAAAGTTCTCCTGCGTGACGAAATTGATGATATTTTCAAAGTTCCCAAACGCATCAGAGCATACAATCCACCTGAAGTTGTGATGATGATCGGTGTAAACGGCGTAGGTAAAACCACCACCATCGCCAAGCTGGCCCACCGTGCACAGATGCAGGGCCGCAAAGTTCTTATTGTAGCCGGTGATACATTCAGGGCCGCAGCCATCGGCCAGCTTGAAGTCTGGGCCAAACGCGTCGGCGCAGGGTTTTTCGCCAAAGCAGAAGGTTCAGACCCCGCCGCAGTAGCCTATGAAGCCATCGATTACGCCGTGAAAAACGGCTATGACCTCATGCTTCTGGATACCGCAGGAAGGTTGCACAACAAAACAAACCTGATGGAAGAGCTGCTCAAAATCCGCAGGGTTCTGGGCAAAAAGCACGATGAAGCACCACACCGCAGCGTACTTGTAATTGATGCAACCACAGGACAGAACGCCCTGTCTCAGACAAAAATATTCAACGAATCCATCGGAGTTGATGAGCTTATCCTCACCAAACTTGATGGAACCGCCAAGGGCGGAGTCATGATAGCTGTAACAATGCAGCACAAAATCCCCATCACCCATGTGGGATTAGGTGAAAAAATGGAAGACCTCAGACCGTTCAACGGCGAGGACTTTGCCAAGGCATTGCTGATTTCATAG
- the asnS gene encoding asparagine--tRNA ligase, with protein MKRTCVKDALNAENSVSEILVKGWVRTKRDNKGFSFLEINDGSCLNNIQVIVDHTPEIEKILEKISTGASVSIFGELVESPGKGQKWEVRGTGVELLGAADPETFPLQKKRHSDEFLRSIAHLRPRTNKFGAMFRIRSELSYAIHKFFRDKGFFYVHTPIITGSDCEGAGEMFRITSLDHESLSKIKKEEQGARDFFGQESHLTVSGQLSAEMYALSLGQVYTFGPTFRAEKSNTPRHAAEFWMIEPEIAFADLNDNMDLGEEMVKYLINHILETCADDIGLFAKFVDKTLMDTLKNTLDNKFERITYTDAVNLLQRCKKAKKFEYWPEYGHDLQTEHERYLTEKHFKKPVIVYDYPREIKPFYMRVNDDDKTVAAMDLLVPRIGELVGGSQREERLDVLESRIAETGMNSEDYWWYLDSRRFGTVPHAGFGMGFERMLMLLTGVTNIRDVIPFPRTPKNLEF; from the coding sequence ATGAAAAGAACATGCGTAAAAGATGCTTTGAATGCGGAAAACTCTGTTTCCGAGATTCTGGTCAAAGGCTGGGTCCGCACCAAGCGTGATAATAAAGGTTTTTCATTTCTGGAGATTAACGATGGATCATGCCTGAATAATATTCAGGTCATAGTTGATCACACTCCGGAAATTGAAAAGATTCTTGAAAAAATTTCTACCGGAGCTTCGGTGAGTATTTTCGGGGAGCTGGTTGAGTCGCCGGGTAAGGGGCAGAAATGGGAAGTGCGCGGAACAGGTGTTGAGCTTCTCGGGGCTGCCGATCCTGAAACCTTTCCGTTACAGAAAAAACGTCACTCTGATGAATTCTTACGCTCTATTGCACACTTGCGCCCGCGCACGAATAAGTTCGGGGCAATGTTTCGCATCCGTAGTGAGCTGTCTTATGCTATCCATAAATTTTTCCGCGATAAAGGATTCTTTTACGTTCACACTCCCATTATTACCGGATCTGACTGTGAAGGTGCTGGAGAAATGTTCCGCATAACCTCCCTTGATCACGAGTCCCTGTCTAAAATTAAAAAAGAAGAGCAGGGCGCGAGGGACTTTTTCGGTCAGGAATCTCACCTGACTGTTTCCGGTCAGCTCTCGGCAGAAATGTATGCGCTTTCACTTGGGCAGGTTTATACTTTCGGTCCCACATTCCGTGCTGAAAAATCCAATACTCCGCGTCATGCCGCAGAGTTCTGGATGATTGAACCTGAGATTGCGTTTGCCGATCTTAACGATAATATGGATCTCGGCGAAGAGATGGTCAAATATCTCATAAACCATATCCTTGAAACTTGCGCTGATGATATAGGTCTTTTTGCCAAGTTCGTTGATAAGACCTTAATGGATACACTCAAAAATACTCTTGATAATAAATTTGAGCGTATCACTTACACTGACGCAGTTAACCTGTTGCAACGCTGTAAAAAGGCCAAAAAGTTCGAGTACTGGCCTGAGTACGGTCATGATCTTCAGACAGAGCATGAAAGATATCTTACTGAGAAGCATTTCAAGAAGCCTGTCATTGTTTATGACTACCCCAGAGAAATTAAACCCTTCTATATGCGTGTGAATGATGATGACAAAACAGTTGCCGCTATGGATCTGCTGGTTCCCAGAATTGGGGAGCTGGTAGGCGGTTCACAGCGTGAAGAAAGACTCGACGTGCTGGAAAGCAGGATCGCTGAAACAGGTATGAATAGCGAGGATTACTGGTGGTATCTGGATAGCCGCCGTTTCGGAACTGTACCTCATGCCGGTTTCGGAATGGGATTTGAGCGTATGCTGATGCTGCTCACCGGAGTAACCAATATTCGCGATGTGATTCCTTTCCCCAGAACTCCCAAGAACCTTGAATTTTAA